One genomic window of Polyangium aurulentum includes the following:
- a CDS encoding sigma-70 family RNA polymerase sigma factor translates to MADIAPHKHAAGSDVAAHATIRSLEEHRVALTGHCYRMLGSISEADDAVQETMVRAWRSLDQFEGRASLRTWLYSIATRVCLDALADRARRARPMELSSVHAADAPLTELPASRWIEPIPDVLALPDDADPDELVTLRQSIRLAFVAALQHLPPKQRAVLLLTEVLDCPATEVAETLDTSVAAVNSALQRARATLAMRDLTDVHAPLSEPQSRLVERYVDAFERYDTAALTSLLHEDATMCMPPFELWLRGHGSIQSFFHGTGAGCRGSRLVPTAACASPAFGQYKPGEPGGPLKAWSLIVLELEGDRIATMTHFLDVQTLFPRFGLPLELA, encoded by the coding sequence ATGGCTGACATCGCGCCCCACAAGCACGCCGCTGGCTCCGACGTCGCCGCGCACGCGACCATTCGCTCCCTCGAGGAGCACCGCGTCGCGCTGACGGGCCATTGCTACCGCATGCTGGGCTCGATCTCCGAGGCCGACGACGCCGTCCAGGAGACGATGGTGCGCGCCTGGCGCAGCCTCGATCAGTTCGAGGGGCGCGCCTCGCTGCGCACCTGGCTCTACAGCATCGCCACCCGCGTCTGCCTCGACGCGCTCGCCGACCGCGCGCGCCGCGCCCGCCCGATGGAGCTGAGCTCCGTTCACGCCGCCGACGCGCCCCTCACCGAGCTGCCCGCCTCCCGGTGGATCGAGCCCATCCCCGACGTGCTCGCCCTGCCGGACGACGCCGACCCGGACGAGCTGGTGACCTTGCGCCAGAGCATCCGCCTCGCGTTCGTGGCCGCGCTCCAGCACCTGCCTCCGAAGCAGCGCGCGGTGCTGCTCTTGACCGAGGTGCTCGACTGCCCCGCCACCGAGGTCGCCGAGACCCTCGACACCTCGGTCGCCGCGGTCAACAGCGCCCTGCAACGCGCCCGCGCGACGCTCGCCATGCGGGACCTCACCGACGTCCACGCGCCGCTGTCCGAGCCCCAATCCAGGCTGGTCGAGCGCTACGTCGACGCCTTCGAGCGGTACGACACGGCCGCGCTCACGTCGCTGCTCCACGAGGACGCGACCATGTGCATGCCGCCGTTCGAGCTGTGGCTGCGCGGTCACGGGTCGATCCAGAGCTTTTTCCACGGCACGGGGGCGGGCTGTCGCGGGTCGCGCCTCGTGCCGACCGCGGCCTGCGCCTCGCCCGCGTTCGGCCAGTACAAGCCCGGGGAGCCGGGCGGCCCCCTCAAGGCGTGGTCCCTCATCGTGCTCGAGCTCGAGGGGGACCGCATCGCCACGATGACCCACTTCCTCGACGTCCAGACGCTCTTCCCGCGGTTCGGCCTGCCCCTCGAGCTTGCGTAG
- a CDS encoding VOC family protein, whose product MATSNARKVFINLPVRDLQKSIEFFTKLGFTFNQHFTDDKCTCMIISEEAFVMLIVEPRFREFTKKQIADTSTSVEALLAISASSRAEVDELANKALEIGGTAAMPPQDHGFMYYRTFHDIDGHHWEVMFMDPAAIPPKDSTEQCPVGSNA is encoded by the coding sequence ATGGCCACGAGCAACGCCCGCAAGGTCTTCATCAACCTGCCCGTCCGCGACCTGCAGAAGTCGATCGAGTTCTTCACGAAGCTCGGGTTCACGTTCAACCAGCACTTCACCGACGACAAGTGCACCTGCATGATCATCAGCGAAGAGGCGTTCGTGATGCTCATCGTCGAGCCCCGCTTCAGGGAGTTCACCAAGAAGCAGATCGCCGACACCTCCACGTCCGTCGAGGCGCTCTTGGCCATCTCGGCCAGCAGCCGGGCCGAGGTCGACGAGCTGGCGAACAAGGCCCTCGAGATTGGCGGGACGGCCGCGATGCCGCCGCAGGATCACGGCTTCATGTACTACCGGACCTTCCACGACATCGACGGTCACCACTGGGAGGTCATGTTCATGGATCCGGCGGCCATCCCGCCGAAGGACTCGACCGAGCAGTGCCCGGTCGGCTCGAACGCTTAG
- a CDS encoding STAS domain-containing protein, whose translation MDMPTTTELDIQKLAMDVSIEGMAILAGDTYRYMNRSHAMAYGYAPEELIGKTWRTLYDDAELARIEREIFPVLGKHGRWAGETRGVHREGHAVHTEISLTLLPASPLMPEGGLICTCRDIAERKRAEETLRKALDDELRANEEREIAIRALEATQRELVEKIATIERQKNALREMSVPIIELWDDILTLPIVGIIDSQRAADMTERLLDRICERRTRGVIIDLTGVEVVDTMTASHLVKLTQAAALVGSFCVLTGIGPLVAQTLTVMGVELGGLITARSLRDGLRICLQRLKNR comes from the coding sequence ATGGATATGCCCACCACGACCGAGCTCGACATTCAAAAGCTGGCCATGGACGTGTCCATCGAAGGGATGGCCATCCTCGCGGGCGATACCTATCGATACATGAACCGCTCCCACGCCATGGCCTATGGCTACGCGCCCGAAGAGCTGATCGGCAAGACGTGGCGAACGCTCTACGACGACGCCGAGCTCGCGCGTATCGAGCGCGAGATATTCCCCGTGCTGGGAAAACACGGCCGATGGGCAGGCGAGACCCGGGGCGTGCACCGCGAGGGCCACGCCGTCCATACCGAGATCTCGCTCACCCTCTTGCCGGCGAGCCCGCTCATGCCCGAGGGCGGACTGATTTGCACCTGCCGCGACATCGCCGAGCGAAAGCGGGCCGAAGAGACCCTGCGCAAGGCCCTCGACGACGAGCTGCGCGCGAACGAGGAGCGCGAGATCGCCATTCGCGCGCTCGAGGCCACGCAGCGCGAGCTCGTCGAGAAAATCGCGACCATCGAGCGCCAGAAGAACGCCCTGCGCGAGATGAGCGTGCCCATCATCGAGCTATGGGACGATATCCTCACCCTGCCCATCGTGGGGATCATCGACAGCCAGCGCGCGGCCGACATGACCGAGCGGCTGCTCGACCGCATCTGCGAGCGGCGCACGCGGGGCGTCATCATCGATCTGACGGGCGTCGAGGTCGTCGACACCATGACCGCCTCGCACCTGGTCAAGCTGACCCAGGCGGCCGCGCTGGTGGGCTCGTTCTGCGTGCTCACGGGCATCGGGCCCCTCGTGGCGCAGACGCTGACGGTCATGGGTGTCGAGCTGGGCGGCTTGATCACCGCGCGGAGCCTGCGCGATGGTCTGCGCATCTGCCTCCAGCGATTGAAGAATCGCTAA
- a CDS encoding sigma-70 family RNA polymerase sigma factor → MAEIILCPPPDDTSARHHALFVREILPLWERQHQELYRRCLRLLGGHRADAEDALANATVMLLCNMSQLSSVHNLEGWFHRLVRNACMDIHRKRKRRKERAMDGDEDASIRQSKGIADDPEALFLQREATQAVSDLVRALPASLRVPLLLRIDDGMSYKEIAARLGLTEESLRKRVQAARQMLAPDLGRYVAAMPSASAPDIEQHASPAAEAQPAELEQMCPPPARALHPITVTEPDGPQRRVWLALDAPPLAYTPLRAARFARYVEKHPSGWKVRLELADMLLGAGKLAEAAAHYRGVLSRRGRAFRVRLRLALCLHMAGLADEAAAVLLRMSDEATAAPATQEHLRGLAQIAHGQHDAAASSLARAAALDPSDGVHEATLGALRWSQGRPAEALDSLHRALATPAEDIQSLVLGHDAALLLGQIREARALLARAQQTDAESPAVLVRDLAHRCRSGQLGPETEASVLGFLRSFPALAEAHAARARLHRACGRWDEALGVMQAFVAAHPQDALGWIALAREARAVGDPAQAAAAAHRALSLDPASAGNCAAALGLLGGAKTEASSALIDEAVERFEDHWWVLTSAASALAGWSRARERAISLAERACGRASGIARSWFVHGRALALAGRWPEASASFERGLALLPADDGHLQSAPALLWLGEIVRATGGEVRAHALWTRALSAARLAAPWDVARALHWQGRAQEGLGEPSAARASYRAAIAHHLAHPARARAEAALALACKP, encoded by the coding sequence ATGGCTGAAATCATACTCTGCCCCCCTCCAGACGACACCTCGGCGCGGCATCACGCGCTGTTCGTGCGGGAGATCCTCCCGCTGTGGGAGCGCCAGCATCAAGAGCTCTATCGCCGCTGCCTCCGGCTCCTGGGCGGGCACCGGGCCGATGCGGAAGACGCGCTCGCAAACGCGACCGTCATGCTGCTCTGCAACATGAGCCAGCTCTCGAGCGTGCACAACCTCGAAGGCTGGTTCCACCGGCTGGTCCGCAACGCGTGCATGGATATCCATCGAAAGCGCAAGCGCCGCAAAGAGCGGGCGATGGATGGGGACGAGGACGCGTCGATCCGGCAGTCGAAGGGCATCGCGGACGACCCGGAGGCGCTGTTTCTGCAGCGGGAAGCGACCCAGGCCGTGTCCGACCTCGTCCGGGCGCTGCCGGCCAGCCTCCGCGTGCCGCTCCTGCTCCGGATCGACGACGGCATGTCTTACAAGGAGATCGCCGCGCGCCTCGGGCTCACCGAGGAGAGCTTGCGCAAGCGCGTGCAGGCCGCGCGGCAAATGCTGGCGCCCGACCTCGGCCGTTATGTCGCCGCGATGCCGAGCGCCTCGGCGCCGGACATCGAACAGCATGCCTCCCCGGCGGCCGAGGCTCAGCCGGCCGAGCTCGAGCAAATGTGCCCTCCGCCGGCCAGAGCGCTCCACCCTATCACGGTCACCGAGCCCGACGGCCCCCAGCGCCGGGTCTGGCTCGCGCTCGACGCGCCTCCGCTCGCGTACACGCCGCTGCGCGCCGCGCGCTTCGCGAGGTACGTGGAGAAGCACCCGTCGGGATGGAAGGTGCGCCTCGAGCTGGCCGACATGCTCCTCGGGGCCGGCAAGCTCGCCGAGGCCGCGGCCCATTACCGCGGGGTGCTGTCGCGTCGGGGGCGCGCATTTCGCGTGCGCTTGCGGCTCGCGCTGTGCCTGCACATGGCCGGGCTCGCAGACGAGGCAGCGGCCGTGCTCCTCCGCATGAGCGACGAGGCGACAGCGGCGCCCGCCACGCAGGAGCACCTGCGCGGCCTCGCGCAGATCGCGCACGGGCAGCATGACGCGGCGGCCTCGTCGCTCGCGCGAGCGGCGGCGCTCGACCCGTCGGATGGGGTCCACGAGGCCACGCTCGGGGCGCTGCGCTGGTCGCAAGGGCGCCCGGCCGAGGCCCTCGATTCGCTGCACCGCGCGCTCGCCACGCCCGCCGAGGACATCCAATCGCTCGTGCTCGGGCACGACGCCGCGCTGTTGCTCGGACAAATCCGCGAGGCGCGCGCCCTGCTCGCGCGCGCGCAACAGACGGACGCCGAGAGCCCTGCCGTGCTGGTGCGAGACCTCGCGCATCGGTGCCGGAGCGGGCAGCTCGGGCCGGAGACCGAGGCGTCGGTGCTCGGCTTCTTGCGGTCGTTTCCGGCGCTGGCCGAGGCTCATGCGGCGAGAGCGCGGTTGCACCGGGCCTGCGGTCGCTGGGACGAGGCGCTCGGCGTGATGCAGGCGTTTGTCGCGGCTCATCCTCAGGACGCCCTCGGTTGGATCGCGCTCGCGCGGGAGGCGCGCGCCGTGGGCGATCCGGCGCAGGCCGCCGCTGCCGCCCATCGGGCCCTGTCGCTGGATCCGGCAAGCGCCGGGAATTGCGCGGCCGCCCTCGGGCTCCTCGGAGGCGCGAAAACCGAGGCGTCGAGTGCGTTGATCGATGAGGCGGTCGAGCGCTTCGAGGACCATTGGTGGGTCCTCACCTCGGCGGCGTCCGCCCTCGCCGGGTGGAGCCGTGCGCGCGAGCGTGCAATCTCGCTCGCGGAGAGGGCGTGCGGCCGCGCGTCGGGGATTGCGCGCTCGTGGTTCGTGCACGGCAGGGCCCTCGCGCTCGCGGGCCGCTGGCCGGAAGCTTCGGCGAGCTTCGAGCGCGGCCTCGCGCTCCTGCCCGCCGACGACGGGCACCTGCAATCTGCGCCCGCGCTTCTATGGCTCGGGGAGATCGTCCGGGCAACGGGCGGCGAGGTGCGCGCCCATGCGCTGTGGACGCGGGCGCTCTCGGCCGCGCGGCTCGCGGCCCCCTGGGACGTCGCGCGCGCCCTCCACTGGCAAGGTAGGGCGCAGGAAGGGCTGGGCGAGCCCTCTGCCGCGCGGGCGTCGTACCGGGCGGCCATCGCGCATCACCTCGCGCACCCCGCCCGCGCGCGAGCAGAGGCCGCCCTCGCGCTTGCGTGCAAACCATAA
- a CDS encoding serine/threonine protein kinase, with protein MSMLMLAEGVLFANRYRVGRCIAMGGMGAVYEVVHLETQRRRALKVMLPHLVESPELRERFRAEAQVAAQIESEFIVDVFDAGVDEATGMPFLVMELLRGEELSKRLGRMGRLPPGEVVRHLWQTALALDKTHRARIVHRDLKPENLFLIERDDGPPQIKVLDFGIAKFIAEGSTHANSTRSLGTPLYMAPEQFLTESSVSPASDIYSLGMIAYTLLVGAAYWREEKRAYKNVFAFSAMAMLGPQEPATVRAARFDVILPPDFDVWFRTATALRPEARFATATAAVQALAEVLGLPPMGQQQAPRTTLVLGVDASATAIPLEATNPTPQTIPSVRTCPPMSAPQSGGTMVLPSSPSGTAGASTAIAVKPRRALGVIALVATMATLAGGLGGVGAWLIRNRGDVVIAVSPARAQAAILRGVPQIEPAEPPSPPADAPQLEPAAVTAEMSAKPKSPVVVSGSASAAPVKPAALARRPAGSDPPRPPPRIVHERD; from the coding sequence ATGTCGATGTTGATGCTCGCCGAGGGGGTTCTCTTCGCCAACCGCTACCGGGTGGGGCGCTGCATCGCCATGGGGGGCATGGGGGCCGTGTACGAGGTCGTGCACCTCGAGACGCAGCGGCGCCGCGCGCTCAAGGTGATGCTGCCCCACCTCGTCGAGAGCCCCGAGCTGCGCGAGCGGTTCCGCGCCGAGGCGCAGGTCGCGGCCCAGATCGAGAGCGAGTTCATCGTCGATGTATTTGACGCCGGCGTCGACGAGGCGACCGGGATGCCGTTCCTCGTGATGGAGCTATTGCGCGGCGAGGAGCTCTCCAAGCGCCTCGGCCGCATGGGGCGGCTTCCGCCGGGCGAGGTGGTGCGGCACCTGTGGCAGACGGCGCTCGCTCTCGACAAGACGCACCGCGCGCGCATCGTGCACCGCGATCTCAAGCCGGAGAACCTCTTTCTCATCGAGCGCGACGACGGGCCGCCGCAGATCAAGGTGCTCGATTTCGGGATCGCCAAGTTCATCGCCGAGGGCTCGACGCACGCCAATTCGACGCGGTCCTTGGGGACGCCTCTCTACATGGCGCCCGAGCAATTCCTCACCGAGTCGTCGGTGTCTCCGGCGTCGGACATCTATTCGCTCGGGATGATCGCGTACACGCTGCTCGTCGGAGCGGCGTACTGGCGGGAGGAGAAGCGCGCCTATAAAAACGTGTTCGCCTTCTCGGCGATGGCGATGCTCGGCCCGCAGGAGCCGGCGACGGTGCGTGCGGCGCGTTTCGACGTGATCCTGCCGCCTGATTTCGATGTGTGGTTCAGGACGGCGACGGCGCTCCGGCCGGAGGCGCGCTTTGCGACCGCGACGGCGGCCGTGCAGGCGCTCGCGGAGGTGCTCGGATTGCCGCCGATGGGGCAGCAGCAAGCTCCGCGGACCACGCTGGTGCTCGGGGTGGACGCGAGCGCGACGGCCATCCCGCTCGAGGCGACCAACCCGACGCCCCAGACCATTCCGAGCGTGCGCACGTGCCCGCCCATGTCGGCGCCGCAATCGGGAGGGACGATGGTGTTGCCGTCGAGCCCGTCCGGCACTGCGGGCGCGTCGACGGCGATTGCGGTGAAGCCCAGGCGAGCGCTGGGCGTGATCGCGCTCGTCGCGACGATGGCCACGCTCGCCGGGGGTCTCGGGGGCGTGGGCGCGTGGTTGATCCGCAATCGGGGCGACGTCGTGATCGCGGTGTCGCCCGCGCGCGCGCAAGCCGCGATCCTGAGGGGCGTGCCGCAGATCGAGCCGGCGGAGCCTCCCTCACCCCCGGCCGATGCGCCACAGCTCGAGCCGGCCGCGGTGACGGCGGAGATGTCCGCCAAACCGAAATCGCCCGTCGTCGTTTCGGGGAGCGCGTCGGCTGCGCCCGTCAAGCCGGCTGCCCTCGCTCGCCGGCCTGCGGGGAGCGATCCCCCGCGTCCTCCCCCGCGCATCGTCCACGAGAGGGATTGA
- a CDS encoding MopE-related protein: MTTASMGCAAIVGVDGVYSEPAGNGGGGAGGGQVCTGKGVEGCPCSDGPPEQCYQAPLETLNIGACKAGTQTCVSDVWGPCEGAVVPAEETCNGVDDDCDGEVDEGNPGEGADCMADAPGECRRGTMKCSAGTLACVSNHQPEPEKCDGLDNDCDGDADEGKPDENLPCDTKQKGICKEGTTRCDAEAGVLTCEPLQNAKPEVCGTDDDEDCDGGKGKAFFTHTFSSVDGWIFTGAWGIKKAASGCSDPTDDTTSSVDGMLAGVNVGGCAPQNSSGQLTSPQMSMNVFEPGSQIWLKYKRRLQTSSSMQNAIEVRDNVSSAWKPVWTSDAETINDASWQSDTIELTSKITAGASQFQLRWTYVTGVAADQGGWSIDDVEILDDDCQ; encoded by the coding sequence ATGACGACGGCATCCATGGGGTGCGCGGCCATCGTGGGGGTGGATGGGGTTTATTCGGAGCCCGCTGGCAATGGCGGAGGGGGCGCGGGCGGCGGCCAGGTCTGCACAGGAAAGGGCGTCGAGGGTTGTCCCTGCTCCGACGGGCCGCCGGAGCAATGTTATCAGGCTCCCCTCGAGACGCTGAACATCGGGGCATGCAAGGCGGGGACGCAGACCTGCGTCAGCGACGTCTGGGGCCCGTGCGAGGGCGCGGTCGTGCCTGCCGAGGAGACGTGCAACGGGGTCGACGACGATTGCGACGGTGAGGTCGACGAGGGCAACCCGGGCGAGGGCGCGGATTGCATGGCCGACGCGCCGGGGGAGTGCAGGCGCGGGACGATGAAATGCTCCGCCGGCACGCTCGCGTGCGTGAGCAACCACCAGCCCGAGCCGGAGAAGTGCGACGGGCTCGACAACGACTGCGACGGCGACGCGGACGAAGGCAAACCGGACGAGAACCTCCCTTGCGACACGAAGCAGAAGGGCATCTGCAAGGAAGGGACGACCAGGTGCGACGCCGAGGCCGGCGTTCTCACCTGCGAGCCGCTGCAGAACGCGAAGCCGGAGGTCTGCGGCACCGACGACGACGAGGATTGCGACGGGGGAAAGGGAAAGGCGTTCTTCACGCACACGTTCTCGAGTGTCGACGGGTGGATCTTCACCGGGGCGTGGGGGATCAAAAAGGCCGCGTCGGGCTGCTCCGACCCCACGGATGACACGACGAGCAGCGTCGACGGCATGCTGGCGGGCGTCAACGTCGGCGGCTGCGCGCCGCAGAACAGCTCCGGGCAGCTCACCTCCCCGCAGATGTCGATGAACGTCTTCGAGCCCGGAAGCCAGATCTGGTTGAAATACAAGCGCAGGCTGCAGACCTCGTCGAGCATGCAGAACGCCATCGAGGTCAGGGACAACGTATCCAGCGCGTGGAAGCCGGTATGGACCTCCGACGCCGAAACCATCAACGACGCCTCCTGGCAAAGCGACACGATCGAGCTCACCTCCAAGATCACCGCTGGCGCATCCCAGTTTCAGTTGCGATGGACGTACGTCACCGGCGTGGCCGCCGATCAAGGCGGCTGGAGCATCGACGACGTCGAGATCCTCGACGACGACTGCCAGTGA
- a CDS encoding putative sensor domain DACNV-containing protein, whose protein sequence is MRAMGMGHDYPDDLARRVHDQLAGLRESETAPFVPDLDLLTEIFSVAFQASLMREEARSVTFRLIVAPAESFPVDAGPPAGLHRLAFDTPRPFNEDELRRLAPAAKFQRSLVGVAPDADGGMAIWGFLHSGPTWLRTLQGGRGRPAMLPPAVTVSVSRPGRLVVGWGNHTIAKLAAGRLNEASLDALQSAWLPRMFADVRQELMDLHLEHRARQSARWARVDPDLTRLIGKHFVRRLVTTIRVAHHGGSVLIVPAHRAEQILDDHRISIKYRFTDEEPRRRYRTLIVRLMNALAAHGARLGRDEVGWAEYSDSIDPPVTALDEAIFELAHLFAALADVDGAIIMTQRFELLGFGAEIAGNLPEVTQVARALDLEGVERAPESVLGVGTRHRSVYRFCRAFPDALAIVISQDGGVRYVRWLEPHVTYWDQASPDV, encoded by the coding sequence ATGCGCGCGATGGGGATGGGGCACGACTACCCGGACGATCTCGCCCGGCGCGTCCACGATCAGCTCGCGGGCTTGCGGGAGAGCGAGACGGCGCCGTTCGTCCCCGATCTCGATCTGCTCACCGAGATCTTCTCCGTCGCCTTTCAGGCGAGCCTCATGCGCGAGGAGGCCCGCAGCGTCACCTTCCGCCTCATCGTCGCGCCCGCCGAGTCCTTCCCGGTCGACGCCGGTCCTCCCGCCGGCCTGCATCGCCTCGCCTTCGACACCCCGCGACCGTTCAACGAGGACGAGCTGCGCCGCCTCGCGCCCGCCGCCAAGTTCCAGCGCTCGCTCGTGGGCGTCGCGCCCGATGCCGACGGCGGCATGGCCATCTGGGGCTTTCTCCACTCGGGCCCCACGTGGCTGCGCACCCTCCAGGGCGGCAGAGGTCGGCCCGCGATGCTCCCGCCCGCCGTCACCGTCAGCGTCAGCAGGCCCGGCCGCCTCGTCGTCGGCTGGGGCAACCACACCATCGCAAAGCTCGCGGCCGGACGGCTCAACGAGGCCTCGCTCGATGCCCTGCAATCGGCGTGGCTGCCGCGCATGTTCGCCGACGTGCGCCAGGAGCTCATGGACCTGCACCTCGAGCACCGCGCGCGCCAGTCCGCCCGCTGGGCGCGCGTCGATCCCGACCTCACGCGCCTCATCGGCAAGCACTTCGTGCGGCGCCTCGTCACCACCATCCGCGTCGCCCACCACGGCGGCAGCGTCCTCATCGTCCCCGCGCACAGGGCCGAGCAGATCCTCGACGATCACCGCATCTCCATCAAATACCGCTTCACGGACGAGGAGCCTCGGCGGCGCTACCGCACGCTCATCGTGCGCCTCATGAACGCGCTCGCCGCGCACGGCGCGCGCCTCGGCCGCGACGAGGTCGGCTGGGCGGAGTACAGCGACTCGATCGATCCGCCCGTCACCGCGCTCGACGAGGCCATCTTCGAGCTCGCGCACCTGTTCGCCGCGCTCGCCGACGTCGACGGCGCGATCATCATGACCCAGCGCTTCGAGCTGCTCGGGTTCGGGGCCGAGATCGCGGGGAACCTGCCCGAGGTCACCCAGGTCGCGCGCGCGCTCGATCTCGAGGGCGTCGAGCGCGCGCCCGAGAGCGTGCTCGGCGTGGGCACGCGCCACCGCTCCGTCTACCGATTTTGCCGCGCCTTCCCGGACGCGCTCGCGATCGTCATCTCGCAGGACGGCGGCGTGCGCTACGTGCGCTGGCTCGAGCCGCACGTCACGTACTGGGATCAGGCCTCGCCCGACGTCTGA
- a CDS encoding Kelch repeat-containing protein translates to MRNAFRSVLAFAILSFSTVPLVHAAPDGRVPPEVSPLRRPPRLAWPLPRMPEMIAGWKATSAMSAQRRQHSATLLDDGRVLIAGGMNGDSYLATAEIFDPATRAFSPVASMSHARVGHVAVLLDDGRVLVAGGERASNTTVDDAEIFDPDTGAWAPAGRMRAPREGHQIALLPDGRVIVIGGYDGRRMLPLVDVFDPAAGVWAAAAPMSAPRTDFTATVLPDGRVLVAAGVSGATRLAAAEIYDPAADRWLATGPMKAKRDSHRAALLPDGGVLVAGGIVGTHAVATAERWDPATNTWAPVGKMRDARIAHDLVTLPSGRVLAVGGSNDDESGLASSEFFDPGTNRWKAGHTMTVGRDAPAVTVLEDGAVLVTGGWDPPSRWASAEIYRE, encoded by the coding sequence TTGCGTAACGCATTTCGATCCGTCCTCGCCTTCGCGATTCTGTCGTTCTCGACCGTGCCGCTCGTGCACGCGGCGCCCGACGGGCGTGTGCCGCCGGAGGTCTCGCCGCTGCGCAGGCCTCCGAGGCTCGCTTGGCCCTTGCCCCGAATGCCGGAGATGATCGCGGGCTGGAAGGCCACCTCCGCCATGAGCGCACAGAGGCGACAGCACTCGGCCACCCTGCTCGACGACGGCCGCGTGCTCATCGCGGGGGGCATGAATGGAGACAGCTACCTCGCGACCGCGGAGATCTTCGATCCTGCGACGCGCGCATTCTCGCCCGTCGCTTCCATGAGCCATGCGCGGGTCGGGCACGTGGCCGTCTTGCTCGACGACGGTCGCGTCCTCGTCGCGGGCGGCGAGCGCGCGAGTAACACGACCGTGGACGACGCGGAGATCTTCGATCCCGACACCGGCGCGTGGGCGCCGGCGGGCAGGATGCGCGCGCCGCGCGAGGGGCACCAGATCGCGCTCCTGCCGGATGGCCGCGTGATCGTGATCGGCGGGTACGATGGCCGCAGGATGCTGCCGCTCGTCGACGTGTTCGATCCAGCCGCGGGCGTGTGGGCAGCAGCGGCGCCGATGAGCGCACCGCGCACCGATTTCACGGCCACCGTCCTGCCCGATGGGCGCGTGCTCGTCGCGGCGGGCGTCTCTGGCGCGACGCGCCTCGCGGCCGCGGAGATCTACGATCCGGCCGCGGATCGCTGGCTCGCGACCGGGCCCATGAAGGCGAAGCGCGACAGTCACCGCGCGGCGCTCTTGCCTGACGGCGGCGTGCTCGTCGCGGGGGGCATCGTGGGCACGCACGCGGTGGCGACCGCCGAGCGCTGGGATCCGGCGACCAACACCTGGGCGCCGGTTGGGAAGATGCGCGACGCCCGCATCGCGCACGACCTCGTCACGCTCCCGAGCGGACGGGTGCTCGCGGTGGGCGGCTCGAATGACGACGAGAGCGGCCTCGCGAGCAGCGAATTCTTCGATCCGGGCACGAATCGCTGGAAGGCCGGCCATACCATGACGGTGGGCCGCGACGCGCCGGCGGTGACGGTGCTCGAGGACGGCGCGGTGCTCGTGACGGGCGGCTGGGATCCGCCTTCGCGGTGGGCGAGCGCCGAGATCTATCGGGAATGA
- a CDS encoding response regulator codes for MPRVLVVDDDASYGARAVQILQDAGFQARFHRGPFGSLHAIRETNCDVLLLDVNMPKLDGPQLVRMIQQAFGARRPEMLLYSNMSLGILERIAGAIGAQGAVPKDATPEEMVARVQRALAKRGGRHGLPRKRPAA; via the coding sequence ATGCCGCGGGTTCTCGTTGTGGACGATGATGCGAGCTATGGCGCGCGCGCCGTGCAGATCCTGCAAGACGCAGGGTTCCAGGCCCGCTTTCACCGCGGCCCTTTCGGCAGCCTGCACGCGATACGCGAGACGAATTGCGACGTGCTCCTGCTCGACGTGAACATGCCGAAGCTCGACGGACCCCAGCTCGTGCGCATGATCCAGCAAGCCTTCGGCGCCCGGCGGCCCGAGATGCTCCTGTACAGCAACATGAGCCTCGGCATCCTCGAGCGCATTGCCGGGGCGATCGGGGCGCAAGGCGCCGTCCCCAAGGACGCCACCCCCGAAGAGATGGTCGCCCGTGTGCAACGGGCGCTCGCGAAGCGGGGCGGGCGTCACGGCCTGCCGCGCAAGCGCCCCGCCGCATAG